The segment TTTCCCTGAAACGCCGCAGGCCCCTGTCGAGCCAGCGGTGGGTAAGTTCCATGGAAAGACGGGCATATTCGTATTCGCACGGATAGGGGGTGCATTCGTCAAGCACCATCATAATGTCGGACCCAATGGTTCGTTGAATGTCCACCACATTTTCGGGCGTAAAAAGATGCTCCGAACCGTCGATGTGGCTTTTGAACATGGCACCCTCCTCCCGTATCTTCCGGATTTCGGCCAGGGAGAATACCTGGTATCCGCCGCTGTCGGTAAGGATAGGCCCCTGCCAGTTCATAAACCGGTGAAGCCCTCCTGCCTTTGCTATGACGTCAAGTCCGGGACGAAGATACAGGTGGTAGGTGTTGCTCAGTATGATCCGGGCTTTTACATCGTGAAGAAGTTCCCGCTGGTGGACACCCTTTACGGTTCCGGCCGTACCCACCGGCATAAAGGCGGGGGTTGGCACCTCCCCGTGGCCGGTAACAAGAACACCTGCGCGGGCAGAGGACTTCGGATCGGTATGTTCAATGCCAAACATATTACAGGGTAAAAACACGGCAAATATACGGTTTTCCGGTTCGAATACCGTACGGAGCCATTGTTTTGTATGCCGCGTTCTATGTTTGTTTAGAATTATCAATCAACAGGTTGGTGAAACTGCGCCAACCCATTGATAGAGTTGCTTTTTATTACCGGTATGAATTTTTTATGGCTGGTATTTATGGCTTACCGATTTTTCTTCCGCTTACAATAAACTGCTTCACCGGAAAGGTTCCTGAAACTGCTTCGGCAAACGGCTTGCCGTTTCGCAGGCCGACTTTGCCAAAACCGGTTTCGCAGGCAAAGAAACAGGAAAAATTATCTCCGATTTTCGAATCAATGTACATTGTGCCTGATACTGCATCCAGAAAAATGCCCGTGAGTCCCTGCAACAATCCATAGCTCGACATGGCCCGCGCATACCAGTGCCCGCACTCATATTCATCGAACGGGTTCCGCACGGTACCATCATAGCGCTTGCGGGCTGTCCTGACTATTTCCAGCCCTTTTTCCACTTCCCCCATCCGCATCAGATGCGACGCAACCTGATATTCAATGCCTGTCCACACTTCATTGCTATAAACAAACGGCAGTGAAAGTTCTCCCCCGTCGGGCCAGGTGCAGAGAAGCAGGCCTCCTTCCTTTCCATAGGCATAGGAGGCTCTCTGCAGATTGGCATGCAAGGAGAGATCGGTTTTGAAGTTGTACCGGTACACCGACAGGAGGTGGCTCTTTACCTTTTCCCTGTCGATTCCGGGATCAAGCCCGCACATTTCTGAAAGCCATACCCCCAGCACCCCGTCGGAAAGGCATCCGTTTCCATACTGGTATTTCGGCCCTTCCTTCACCAGCAATGCCATGGCTTCATCGGAATAACCCCCGCCGATACTGTTGCGGGAAGCTGTAACCGGATTTTCAGCCCTGAGCCCTTCGGTAGTGATACGCTGGAAAAAATACCTGCCATTGAAGAGTTCCGTTTCGAGATACTTTTTCCCCCTGGCATACAATTCCCGGTAAAGGGTGATGTCATCTCCGAGGTATGAGCCCATTTGAATGGCAGCATGAAGCGCGGCCACGTAGAAACCTGTAATCATGCCGTCGGGGCCCCAGAATTCGATATCGTAGGTATTATGGTGGGGTTCTTCTATCACACCCTTATGTTTCGGATCCCATTGTTCAATGCAGTAATCGAGCGATTTTCTTACCCGGGGCCACAGGTTTTCCATCCATCGGGTATCTCCTGAGATCCGCCATTCGCGGTAAACCTTCATAATACCACCCAGTTGTCCGTCGGAGGCTGCATGCCAGCCATGGTTCGGTTCGCGGATCGGAAGCGCAGATCTGAAATTCTGATGCCCAAGCTGGTTCTGGCTCACCCGGAATTCCGTTTCGCGGAGGGTTCGTTCCAGCGCAGGAAACAGACGACTGATTGCCTGGGCATAGTTCCAGACATGGGTACACGAACCCTCACAGCAACCCTGCCCTTTGTCAAAACATCCTTCCCAGCCCCAGAGACGTCCGTCTTTCTGGCGCAATACGGTAGGTGATTTCAGAATGGTGAGGTTGGCACTAACAGCTTCCAGCACTTCAGGAGGAAGGTCGGAGGCAAAGAAGGTTTCGGAAAAGAGTTCCGACTTTTGTTGCAACGCTTTATACTGTGCGCTCCAGTAAGCGGCGACTTCTCCGATATCCGAAAAACGACCGGCATACCAGGGTTCATAAAATCCGGCAGTGATTTCGGGCGGACAGCAGCTTGGTCCGGAATCGCAGGTCGCTGCATTGACCTTTTCGCGGAAAGTTTCATTGTCAGGGCTCCATCCAAAACGCTGGTCAGAATGCGGAACGTACCATGCCAGCATAATACGGATAGTTTTTGATGATCCCGGGTTCAGGGTGAGGGGGACATAAATTGATGCTCCTTCTGCTCCCCGCGTGACAGGGCGTGAAGGGGTATTTCCGGCCTGGATATCTTTCCATAGCAGGGTATGGGCATCGAACCATCCGCCACGGAACCAGCAGTAATCAACAACTGCCGCAGGATCGTCGGTCCAGACGGCAAAGTCGCCTCTGTACCATGGCTTCCCGGGCAAACACGACTGGGAAAGAATGAATCCGCCCGGCATAGCCATCACAGAATCCCGGCCTGCATACTGTCCTCCCCACATACTGGGCTGTTCCACCCGCATGAGATTGGAACTGTGAAACGAAAATACCAGATCCATTGTCTTATCCGAGGAGTTGGTGAGGGTGTACTCCAGGGCACCTGCGGGAAGTCCGGAATTGTCGGCATCGCCCGGAATAAAGGGGCTCCAGCCTCTGATGCTGACCCGAACGGGAAGGGAAGAATCTTCCAGGTCCACCCTGGCAAACGGGAAACGGGAGGTAAAGACGGCCTTATCGAACCGGGGACAGCCATAGAGCCGGCCCCCGTTTGCGGTTCCCTCCTCGCCAAAAAGCCGCCAGGGCTGAACAGGCCCTTCCGCTATGCGCGCCCCGCTGGCAAATCCCTTTACCGACACGGCAGCAAAAATGAAAGGCCGGTTGTTCATGTCCGGTTTGTGCCGGAGCGAAAAGTGGGAAAGCGATCCGTTCCCTTCAAGGCAAAACATACCGGCTCCCAGACCGCCAATGGGAAAAGCAACCTGACGGATGTTCTCTCCGGAATACGCCAGGTTGAATTCATGCCCTGCATAAAGAATACCGGTAGAAGAAAGCACCGGGGCAAACAACATGCAAAAAAAAATAATGCTGTTTTTTTCATAATTCATTTGATGAAGGTTGTTGGACTGAATTTTACTTAATAAAGCAACTTACAATAAAATTACCATTTCACCCGGATGCAGAGAAACCCGAAGCAAGATACAATTTTGCTTAAACCTGATTAATTCATTAGGAGCAACTTTTTGGTGTGAACTAATGAATGCCTTCAGAAGGTGTGGGGTTTTAATTAATTATATATCAGTTGGTTGACACATTACGCCAACCAGCTATAAAAGTCTTTTCGGGGATTTCGAAAAACGAACATAATATTAAATATAAGTTGAAGACGGTTTTTAAAATGTATGTATTTATCAGTCGGGATTACCTCGATAAGTCACTAGAAACAAGTTGTTTACTTGTTTTTTGTGTTTTTATTGACCAATCGGTTAAAGATTAATCCAATTCCCGGTCAGGGGATTAAGGACAATGGCGATGTATTTCAGAGTTCCAGCGTTCCAATGTTCCAAAGTTCCAGCGTTTCGGCGTTCCAGCGCAGAGCGTAAAGACAATTGCAAATGACGAATGGCCAACGGCGAAAAGCAAGAGTCCCTGCTTCCGGCTATTCGTATTCTTTCAGAATTTCCTTTACTCCTTCGGGGGCAACGCGGCCATAAACCTTCTCTCC is part of the Bacteroidales bacterium genome and harbors:
- the tgt gene encoding tRNA guanosine(34) transglycosylase Tgt, whose translation is MFGIEHTDPKSSARAGVLVTGHGEVPTPAFMPVGTAGTVKGVHQRELLHDVKARIILSNTYHLYLRPGLDVIAKAGGLHRFMNWQGPILTDSGGYQVFSLAEIRKIREEGAMFKSHIDGSEHLFTPENVVDIQRTIGSDIMMVLDECTPYPCEYEYARLSMELTHRWLDRGLRRFRETSPAYGHSQMLFPIVQGSVYADLRKTSAEFVASRNADGNAIGGLSVGEPAELMYEMIAHVTAILPAEKPRYLMGVGTPANLLEAIALGIDMFDCVIPTRNGRNGMLFTTEGIINIRNIKWKDDFSPLDPAGIIFADETYSKA